From one Labeo rohita strain BAU-BD-2019 chromosome 8, IGBB_LRoh.1.0, whole genome shotgun sequence genomic stretch:
- the si:ch211-229n2.7 gene encoding phospholipase A and acyltransferase 2 — protein sequence MDYKEQVEQVVSTAQFGDLIEFSYPIGYSHWGVYDGDGYIVHFAVADESQMMSSFRNCLQAIFPVCGDLLLGETKIRRQLLSEVNVPKGARVSVSNSKHALEPSPVDEIRKRRDALLDKEFTYKLFTHNCEHFATFVRSGVAMCNQIPGKPKNKECVDATTSFSYLVPSS from the exons ATGGACTACAAAGAACAG GTCGAGCAGGTTGTATCCACCGCGCAGTTCGGAGATTTGATCGAGTTCTCGTACCCCATTGGCTACTCACATTGGGGCGTGTACGACGGAGATGGATACATCGTTCACTTTGCGGTTGCTG ATGAGTCTCAGATGATGAGTTCATTTCGAAACTGCCTGCAGGCTATCTTTCCTGTTTGTGGTGATCTTTTGCTTGGAGAAACTAAAATacggcgtcagcttctgtctgAAGTTAATGTACCAAAAGGAGCTCGTGTTTCAGTGAGCAACAGCAAGCACGCTCTCGAGCCTTCACCTGTGGATGAAATTAGAAAACGACGAGATGCTTTACTGGACAAAGAGTTTACTTACAAACTCTTCACACACAATTGTGAGCACTTTGCCACATTTGTCCGCTCTGGGGTAGCTATGTGCAATCAG ATTCCTGGGAAGCCCAAAAACAAGGAATGTGTGGATGCTACAACGTCATTTAGCTACCTTGTGCCATCAAGTTAA